GAGCTGAAAGATCCGCTGAATAATCCCTATGAAGTAATCGGAATGATGCAGTAACGGTTACCATATTCTTTAAATTACTCTTTTTTAGATTAAACTCTGGAGGCATGCCCTGATAGTAAAAGTAAGGCAAATTTAGATATTTTTTATTTCAATCTTAAATTATTTCCATATCTTTATGGCAATTGTGTTAATAAACAATCCATTTAGTAATACTTTTATTGTACAAAATATCAATATTTCAAAGAATCATTGATCTCACTTTTACTACTTTGATAGAGAAGAGTGTATTATGGTCTGAATTCTTAAATGCTGATTAAAAAAGGGGTTATTGCTAAAAGGTGTTATCATGAAAAATCTTCATAAAGATCTGTTAATTTTGTCCATGCTGTTTGTCATAATCGCAGTAGCGATATCGGGCTGTACCGGGCAGGGGCAGCAGGCAGGAAAAGAAAACGCTGGTGTTTCGTCAACCCAGGCGGATTTGATCTATCTGGCCGCCAGCGACTGCGGGTATCCCCAGCCCTTTACCTGCTATACCCGGGGGCCGTCCTCCGCAAAGGTCAGGATGATCTTCGACAGCCTTGTAGAGAGGGACGAAAAGGGAATTATCCCATGGCTTGCCGAAAGCTGGGATATAAGCGATGACGGTCTGGAGTATACTTTCTACCTTCGCGATGATGTATATTGGCAGGATGGCGAGCCTTTTACGGCCGACGACGTCAAATTCACATTCGACTATGAACTGAAAAATGTTCCCGTAACAGGCAGTATCGAATCAGGAATTGTTAAGAGTGTGGAAGTAGTCGATTCCGGCACCGTCAAATTCATTCTTGAGAATCCTGCCTCAACCTTCCTGTATAAACTAACGGGATTCTACATAATCCCCGAACATATCTATGCGAATGTTTCGGATCCGACAAGTTATCTCGAACCCGATGGGGTGACAGGAACAGGACCGTATCTTCTTGACGAATACAACAAAGAGCATGGTACATACAGGTTTGTCACGAATGAGAACTTCTGGGGTCCCGATACTGCTATCAAAACCGTTGAATTCGTTCCTGTAAGTGACGAACTGATCGCTTTTGAGCAGGGGGATATAGATTTCACAGGTATCACCCCCGATGTCCTGGGGAGATTTGAATCAGATCCCGATGTAAGAATTGTTCAGCAGCCGGCATTCTGGGCGTACCAGTTCTATTTCAATATGAATAAATGCCCTGAATTAGGCGATAAAAAGGTAAGGCAGGCCTTTGCATATGCAATCGATCGCGATGAACTGATCGAAAAAATCGCACGTGGTGCAGGCAAACCCGGAAATATGGGCATTCTGCCTGAAGATCACATATGGTATAACTCCGATCAGCCTGCATATTCCTATGATCCTGAAAAGGCGAAGGAGCTGCTTGATGAAGCAGGCTGGACCGATACCGACGGTGACGGATTCAGGGATAAGAACGGGGAGAAGATGTCGTATTCCTTAACCACAGGTGAAGACACCCAGGTTCGTATCGCGGAAATCATCAAGGAAAGGCTTGGCGAGGTAGGAATAGACGTTCAGGTCCAGGCACTTGAGAGCAGGTCCCGTGATGCAAACCTCGTAAGCGGGGATTTCGAACTCTTAATCAACGGCTACGGAGGCTGGGGACAGGACCCCGACTTCCTGAGGTCCAGGTACTGCGTTTATGAAAACGGTTCCGGAGGAAATGCGGTATCGTCCGGTGCTGCATCATGGGGCTACAATAACGCGGATCTAAATGAACTAGGTCTCCTCCAGCTCCAGGAACTCGATGAAGACGCGAGGAAAGACCTGATCTACCAGATGCAGGAGATCCTGGCAGATGACGTTCCGGCGATACCCCTGTATTACACCACCAGCTATGATGCTTGGAGAATTTCCGACTACGACGGGTGGATGAACATGTACGACCATCACGCCAGAACACACAGCAAGCTTTCATATCTTATGAGGGATGGAGTTGCAGCACAACGATAACCTGAAAAACCTGGTCGACTGCTGGAAAGCGGAGACCTCAAACATCCCTCACCATTCGGATGAAAAACGGATGATCGAGTTCTGGCAGAAGTGCTCGGCAAGGTTTGCGAAAAATGTCGATGAAGAAAAAGGTAAGCAGAGGATTGCCGGAATCCTGGAATTTCTTGAAGATTCCGGTTTTAACCCCGCCGGGTCAAAAGTTCTCGATATCGGCTGCGGCCCGGGCACCCTGTCCCTTCCACTCGCCCGCCTGGGCGCCGAAGTGACGGCTCTCGATATATCGTGCGGGATGATTGATAGGCTGAGAGAAACTGCAGAAAGCGAAAATTTGTCTGTAAAACCGATGGAATGCTCATGGTGGAGTGCGGATATAGATTCACTCGGGTTAAGGGGAAAATACGATCTCGTCCTTGCCTCGATGACTCCCGGAGTAAACGATATAAAAAGTTTTGAGAAAATGATGGCATGCTCCCGGGGCTTCTGCTACTACAGTAATTTCGTACACAGAAACGAGGACCAGTCCCATAATGTGCTCCGCAGTATGATATTTGACGAGCAGGAAGCCGACGGGAAAACTTTGAATGCCCATGGAAGCGGGATGTTTTTCCCGTTCATGTACCTGTATATTTCAGGATTCCGTCCGCTGATAAAGGTCAGCCATCTCGAAGGAAAGGAGGAATCCCCCTGGGAAGAGGCTGCCGAACGGGCGAGTGCCTTTCTGGCACACGGCAAGGACCTCGACGACGATAAAATTCAGATGATTCGTGATTACTTCAGGGCCAAATCGCCGGACGGCATCTACAGAACGGAATCGGACGTATATACCGGGATGATGATCTGGACTGTAAACGGCAGATGATGTGATGGATAAAGACAGGAATTCTTTTATTTTCAGGTTTTTACTGACATTATTCGTAATTCTTGCCATAAATTTCTTTTTGCCCCGCATGATGCCCGGGGATCCCTTCGCCCTTAATTCCGCCGATGAGGCCGGCGAAGAGATAATAGTAATGACCGAGGAGCAGCGGCAGTATTACCTGAACTATTACGGACTCGACAAACCTGTCCCAGAGCAGTTCGTAGCCTACCTGAAGAACCTTGCGACCGGTGATCTGGGGAGAAGCATATATTATAAAATGCCGGTTATCGACGTGATAAAGCTGCATTTGCCCTGGACTATACTTATAGTCATATGTGCCACTGCCCTGAGTACCATTTTAGGTGTTATTCTCGGGACGATCTCCGCCAAAAACAGGAAGAAAGGATCCGACAGGCTGATGATGACCGGACTTATCGCGTTTGCCGAGATCCCTTCATTTCTGCTCGGCCTTATCCTCCTGCTTGCCTTCGGGGTATACTTCAGGGTATTTCCCCTTGCCGGGGCCGTCACGCCTTTTGCAGATTACGGAAGTGTTCTGGATCAGGCGGGTGATATAATGTATCATGCCTTCCTCCCGATCGTCACTCTTTCGCTTGCGCAGCTGACCGGTGTGTATCTCCTCACGAGAAACACCCTGATAACGGTTATGACAAAGGATTACATACGTACGGCAAAGGCAAAAGGGGTCGGCGAGAAGAAGGTATGGAACAGCCATGCTTTAAGAAATGCACTCCTTCCGGTCGTGACGAGAACGGGCTTTATGATAGGCATTATGATGGGGGGAGCTATCCTCGTCGAGAGCGTTTTCAGCTATCCCGGCATAGGAATGACCCTCAGAAGTGCGGTTGTCGGCCGTGATTACCCTTTGATCCAGGGAATTCTCCTTGTGCTTGCCATTTCCATCCTTGTCTGCAATCTGGCTGTCGATCAGATCTACAAAAAGCTTGATCCGAGGGTTGAGGTATGAGTGGAGAGGAATTCGTGCAGACCGGCCACGGTGTTGTATTAGTGACCCTTACGAATCTCCTGTATAAGATAACCGGAAAAATCTCAGCAACTTTCTCCAGATTCAGTATCGAGGGAAAGATAGGGATCATCGGTCTCCTGATAGTGGTGTCCATGGCAATATTCGCACCACTGATTACCATTTATCAACCTGACAAAATTACAGGTGATTCACTGGAATCTCCAAACGCCGATCATATTCTCGGGACCGACGAACTTGGTATGGATATCTGGTCACAGATCTGCTACGGTGCGAGGATGAGCCTCACCATCGGTCTTGCGGTGGCTCTTCTGGCAGGGATCGGAGGAGGTGCACTCGGTATACTCGCGGGATATAAAGGCGGAACTGCCGATCAGGCATTAATGAGGGTGATAGATGTTACGATGGCCCTGCCTTCTTTCCCTTTGCTTGTTGTCATCTCTGCATTTCTGGGTCCGAGCATCCTGAATGTCGTTCTTATACTCGTTCTTTTCAGCTGGGCTAAACCAGCCAGGATCGCACGCTCACAGACACTCTCGATTAAAAACAATAATTACATAACAGCAGCCCGTAATTACGGTGCAGGATCATTTTACCTGCTCCGGAAGCATATCCTTCCCGAGGTAATGCCGATACTTCTTGTCCTGATCATCGGTATAACATCATACGCGATCATCGCCGAAACAGGACTTGCCTTCCTTGGGCTTGGCGATCCTACCTCAAAAAGCTGGGGCATGATGCTTAATTATGCCACAGGCTTTCGTTCGATCTATTTTACTCCCTACTGGCAGTGGTGGCTCCTGCCCCCGCTGTTTATGCTGATCTTTTTGCTTCTCTCCCTTGCTTTTATCAGCAGGGACCTTGAGAGGGTGCTTGATCCCAAATTACGATACAAGAGAGGTTCCTGAATATGAGTATTCTAAGGATTGATAACCTGAAGTGCGAATACCTGTCCGATTCCCATGCGGTAAAAGCTGTTGACGGGGTGTCCTTTGAGATAGGCGGAGGAGAGGTCCTTGGCATAGTCGGTGAATCGGGGAGTGGCAAGACAACAATTGCATTAGGTATAATGGGGCTCCTTCCGGAAAATGCGGATGTTTCAGGGGATATCTTTTTCAGGGGGACTGAAATATCCTCCCTGCCCGACCCTGAGATGGATTGCTACAGGTGGAAGGACATCGCGATTGTTTTCCAGAACGGCCTTGAGGTTTTAAATCCGGTAATTAAGGCAGGCGACCAGGTCATGGAGCCGATGATTACCCATCTTGGATTCAGCCGGGATGAAGCGGAGAAAAGATGCGGGGAACTGTTCTCGATGGTTGGCCTCGATCCCGAATGGATGAAGACATACCCGCATCAGCTTTCCGGCGGTATGCGCCAGAGGGTTCTTCTTGCAATGGCTTTATCCTGCAATCCCCCTTTGCTGATACTTGATGAAGTTACATCTGCACTTGATGCATTTACAAGAAAGGAGATCAGGGAGCTACTCGTCAGCCTTAAAGAGAAATTCGGCTATTCAATGCTTATAATCTCACATGACATCACCTTCGTCTCTTCGCTGGCCACAAGAATCGTGGTATTATATGCCGGGAAAGTGGTGGAGGCAGGTCCTGTAAGGGACGTTATCACCGGGCCACGTCATCCGTATACCCGCGGACTGGTCCATTCTACGCCTGACATCTTCATATACAAAGATCTCTGGGGTATTCGGGGCGATGCACCTTCAGGTGAGGAGTTCTGCGGATGCCCGTTTAGTAAACGATGCACCCAAAAGACCGAAATCTGCTCGAAGGCCGCTCCTGAACTGCAGCCCCTGGGAGACGGGCGCGAGATTGCATGCCACAGGGGAGGGATAATGACTCTTCTCGAGGCAAAAGATCTGAAGTTCAGGTATTCCCTTCCAGGTAAGAAATATATCCTGGCTGTCGATGATGTAAGTCTCGATGTTATGGAAGGAGAAGTTCTTGCTGTCGTGGGCCAGACCGGTTCGGGCAAATCAACTCTTGCACACATTCTGGCAAACGTACTCCTGCCTGAATGCGGAAAGGTGGAGTTTATGGGTTCTGATGTTAGTGAAGGCTGCCTTGGCAGCAGCTTCGACGGGGTTCAGATAGTCTTCCAGGACCCGTTCAGTTCTACGAGCAACCGGTTTTCAGTACTTGATGCAATAAAGGAGCCTCTCGATATCAACGGCATTGGCAGCCCTGAAGAAAGGGTTCGAATGGCCCGTGAGGTTCTTGAGCTTGTCCACCTTCCTTCAACTGATCAATTTATCGGCAAATACTGCAGCGAGCTTTCCGGCGGACAGAGGCAGAGAGTCGCCCTGGCAAGGGCTATGGTAATGAGACCCAAACTGCTGATTGCAGATGAGATAACTTCGGCACTGGATGTATCAACTTCAGCAAATGTTTTGAGGCTCCTGAAAGGCCTGCAGAACAGGAGGGGATTTGCCATGATATATATCTCTCATGACCTGACACTGACACTGAAGATCGCAGACCGGGTGGCGGTAATGAATTCCGGTAAAATTGTGGAGATAGGCAATGCCCATGATGTCATGCTTTCTCCTTCTGACGATTACACACGAAGACTTATTGGATCGAGAATAGGGCTTTGCTGCCACGGGCATGAAGGGAATATTTCCGGGGAATCTCATGCCATGTACCACTCTGGTGATTCTCCGGCGGGCATGATAACCGGTGAAGAAAAGGAACTTTCGGATGCGAAATCCGAATTCTAGAGGATCTGGAGTTTCCACCAGGTTTCCGCTATTGATCCGTTTGTTTTGCAGGATTTGTACTTTAGATAAATATATGGAGTTTTGATATGGGTGTTATTGAAATAAGGGGTCTGACTAAAAAATTCGATGAACTTGTTGCAGTTGATGATGTATCTCTTTCCGTTGAAAGAGGGGAATTATTCGGACTTCTGGGCCCGAACGGTGCAGGAAAGACGACTATAATAAATATGCTCACCACACTTCTCAAACCGACGTCAGGAACTGCGGAGATTGCAGGTTATGATATTGGAAAAGATCCCGCAAGTGTGCGCAGAAATATCGGCATAGTCTTCCAGGACACTTCACTGGACTTGGGCCTTACGGGTATGGAAAATCTTGAATTTCATGCAATGATGTATGATATTAAGTCCGAAGAACGTAGAAAAAGAATTGATGAACTGCTGGCTGTTGTAGGTTTAACCGATAAGGCCGGCACACTTGTCGAATATTATTCCGGCGGGATGAAACGGAGGCTCGAGATTGCCCGCGGTCTGATACATCGTCCTGAAGTATTATTTCTTGACGAACCTACACTCGGGCTCGATGCACAGACGCGTAGGAAGATCTGGGATTATATCAAAAGGCTCAACGATGATTTTTCAACGACGATTATCCTGACTACACATTACATGGAAGAAGCCGATTATCTCTGCGACAGGATTGCAGTCATCGATAACGGAAATATAATAGCCCTCGACACCCCGGTAAACCTCAAAAACCGCCTGGAGGGCGAGAAGGTTTTACTGGATGTCGACATGCAAGCGGCCGGAACCATCGTTTCCGTTCTTAAGGATAAGTCCTGGGTCAGGGGTCTTGAATGCGAGGATGGCTCAATCTCGCTGACAATTATCGACGGCAGTGTGAATATCCCTGAAATATTCAGGCTTGCCTATTCGGCAGGCGTCGGTATCAATTCGGTAAGCCTGCATAAACCAAGCCTGGAGGACGTGTTCATTCAGCTTACCGGCTCTTCTATCAGGGAGGAATCGGGTGACAGGAAGTCTGCTATGAGGGAGAGAAGGAGAAGGAGGATGATGAGATGATCCAGTTTTCCGCTGTATATGTCCTCTGGACGAGAGAAATGATCAAATATCTCCGGGCAAAATCACGTGTTGTCGGTGCCATTGCTATGCCTGCATTTATGCTTATATTTCTGGGTCTCGGATTTCGCAGGGTTGAAGTACCGGGTCTTCCGGGATCAATCGGCTACTTCCAGTACCTTGTCCCGGGAATTATCGGCATGACTCTCCTGTTCACATCCTCCTATTCAGGCATGAGCGTTATCATGGACCGCCAGTTCGGATTTTTAAAGGAGGTTATGGTAACTCCGGCAAGCAGGGAATCCATCGTTCTCGGAATGATTGTGGGAGGCGCAACTACTTCGATAATTCAGTCCCTCCTTATGATGATTCTGTCTGTATTCATCGGATTCGAAATTCCTGCCATGCACCTGATTGCAGCATCGATACTTGTAATGTTCCTGATTACAGTGATATTCATAAGCGTGGGCCTTATCCTTTCTTCATTCATGAAGGATTTTCACGGTTTCAATACGATAATCAACTTCATCGTATTCCCGCTGTTCCTGCTTTCAGGGGCCCTCTTCCCTGTTGCAAATCTTCCGGCAGTCATCCAGGTATTCTCATACCTTGACCCGCTGACTTACGGGGTGGACGCCCTGAGAGGAATACTTATCGGGTATTCCCAGTTCTCAGTCGTCTTCGATCTTCTGATTCTCATACCTGTTTCAATAGCGATGGTTATTGTCAGCAGCTATAGCTTCCGGAGAAGTGAGGCAGTATAAGAAAACGGGATGCGGAATAGCAGGATCATTCTGAGAAATCTTTATTTTAAGAGCAGGAGAGCAATATTTATCTTTCACCAGCTGGTTCAAAATCGCTTTGACATCGATCGTACATCCGAAATATGTGCGCGTATCCGGCAGAACGACTTTGGTTAATATTCAGTAACTATGGATTGTGTATCCTGTTCCCACAAATAAAATTTGCATAAATGCCTGTTTCCTGAAAAATGCCGTTTATTGCTATCTTAATAAATCTGATTTATCTCATTTATTAGCGGCTGCAAATAATAAAACTTAATTTTCGTAATGTTTCATCATATTAATAATGAATTTTTTCATACCTAATGCTATCAGAAATTGGTATGTGTTTACATTTGAGGAGGATATTTATAATGGGTATTATTGAATTAATTCTGTTGTTTATTGTTGTGATTGTTATTCTGTGTCTCTCTTTTAAGATAACCCGGCAATATGAGAGAGCAGTCATATTCCGCCTTGGAAAACTTGCCGGTCAGAGGGGGCCCGGTATGTTTCCGATATTATTTCCTATCGACAGGATTGTACGTGTAGACCTTCGTGTCAGGCAGCTCGACGTTCCCAAACAGACGATCATCACGAAAGACAATATCAGTGTAGATGTCGACGCGATCATCTATTATCATGTGACGGATGCATGCCAGGCGATCAATGAGGTTGAAGATTACGAGGCAGCAACGTCACTCATTGCCCAGACTACACTTAGGGATGTCCTCGGCCAGAATGAGCTGGACACAATCCTTTCCGATCGCGAATCCCTGAACCAGGAGATCCACGGTGAGATTGAGAATGTGACATCCCCGTGGGGAGTAAATGTGAATCTCGTCACGATCAGGGATGTTACGGTCCCTGAGAATATGCTCCGTGCAATTGCCCGTCAGGCAGAGGCTGAAAGGGAGAAGAGAGCACGTATTATACTTGCCGATGGAGAACAGCAGGCCTCAGAAAGGATGTGTGAGGCGGCAAAACTCTATGAGAAGACTCCTGCCGCCCTGAAACTCCGCGAATTCCAGACCCTGACCGAGATTGCGAAGGAGAGAAACCTCATCGTTGTTACAAACGGTGCGGATAATCTTGGTACGACAGCAGGATACGTTAAGGCACTGGATCGCTGAGAGGCAGGTTAATGAGAGGATCTGTCGCGAGGAAGGCGCCCTCTACCAAGAGAACCAGGGCCGGTAAGATCAGCAAAATCGAGGAGGAACAGTCACTTTCTGTCCTGAAAAAAATCCTCTTCATCCTGCTCCTTGCGGTAATACTCGTTGTAGCTTCGGGGATTATAATAACAATCGGGCCCATGCCCATCACGGTTCCCGAAGTCTACTCGATTCTTATTAACAGGATTGTCCCCGGTATATTTTCCATTGAGAAATCTCTGGATAACGTCGTATGGGAGATCCGTTTCCCACGCATAGCCGGGGATATAATCGTGGGCCTGGGCCTTGGAATCTGTGGATGCGTAATGCAGGCGGTTCTGAAGAACCCTCTCGCAAGTCCGTTTACTCTCGGGATATCGGCTGGCGCACAGTTTGGGGTGTCTGTTGCAGCCATTTTCGGGATAACCATACTTGGCGGTCCTTATTTCCTTGTAGGTAATGCATTTATATTTGCCCTGCTTTGCTCTGCGGTCATCATAGCACTCTCCGGGATGAAGGGGGCAACCTCGGAGATGCTGATTCTTGCCGGTATTGCGGTAAACTATCTCTTCCAGGCGATGAATCAGATCTTCAGCTTTGTTGCAAACGAGGATCAGCGGCTCCTGATGACGATGTGGGGAATGGGAGGACTTTCGGATTTAAACTGGAATAGTATCCTTTTCCTGGGCGTTATCACGATGATCTGTGTTCCGCTTCTCTACATGAAGGCGTGGGATCTTAATCTTATGACCGTAGGAGATGAGAGTGCAAAGAGTATGGGTGTTGATGCAGGACATACCCGGATATATATCATGGTGGTATCGAGTTTCTATGTCGCAGTAATGGTGGCATTTATAGGAATGATTGGGTTCATCGGGCTGGTAGCCCCGCATATGGGCCGCATGATTCTCGGAAGCGATCACAGGTACCTGATTCCTGCATCAGGAGGGCTTGGTGCAATAATACTTCTGGTAGCCGATGCCGTCTCTCTTAATCTGTTGTCTCCGATAGTAATCCCGACGAGTGTGACTATGTCGATAATAGGCGTTCCTTTCTTCCTCTATCTCATACTCAGGGGCAGAAAGAAGGAGTACTGGACATGATCATCAAACTGGCCGTAAATAATCTGCATTTCAGCTATGACAGTGTCGAAATACTGGACGGGCTCTCCCTGAATATTGGTGACGGAAAGATAGTGAGCATACTCGGTCCGAACGGTTCCGGGAAATCGACATTGATCAAGTGCATTGATCACATCCTTATCCCGCAGCAGGGAAAGATTCTCATAGACAGGAAAGATATATCCAAAATGGGCCGAATGGAGCTTGCAAAGAACGTGGCATACGTTCCGCAGAGCACGATCCGGACTTTTCCCAATACGGTGTTTGATGTCGTTCTTATGGGAAGGCGTCCGTACCTCGGGTGGCGCGAGGATGAACGGGATAAGGACGAGGTCTGGGAAGTGCTGAGGCTGCTTGGAATGGAGAATCTTGCTATGAACCTGTTTACCGAATTGTCCGGCGGGCAGCAGCAGAAGGTTCTCATCGCCCGTGCCCTTGTGCAGGATACGGGCCTTATTCTGCTTGATGAGCCGACCAGCAATCTGGATATCTGGCACCAGATGGACGTAATGGAAGTGCTGAGAAAGCTTGTCAAAAAGCTTGGAATGACGGCGATAATCGCCATACATGATCTAAATGTAGCATCAAGATATTCGGATGTCATTGTGATGATGAAGAGAGGAAAGATTGTTGCCGCAGGTGAGCCCGAGGTGGTCATAAACAGTGACAATCTTGAAAAAGTTTATAATATCAATGCAAATGTCCGCGTCTCGGATGGTATCCCGTATATAATCCCGCTTTCCAGGCTTCCTTTGAAACAGGTGAAGTAACTTTCAAAATAAATTCAACACGAAATTATGGTGGTTTAGTCAGTGAGCATAATGAAAATCCTTAGTGAAAGGAACAGTATGGTTCTGATATATTAATGACGGCAGAAAGTATGACGGCCGATCCGACGGTCGGCCTGAAATCCAGAATCACCGGCAGGATAAACGCCAGCAGGGAGAGTTTCAAAAGATTTATCGAGATTGCCGATTTCTATAGCCACGGTTATAAGCTGTATCTCCTTGCCATGCTTATCCTGAGCGTTCTTCTCGGTCTGATGGAGACATTCCAGATAGTGCTGCTCTACCCGATAATGAATGCCACAATCGATTTTCAGGGGCAGGAGATCGCGATATTCGAACCGCTCTACAACTTTGTAAGAGGCATCTCCAACCTTCCGGATATTGTCCTTTTCTCTCTCCTTTTCATCCTACTCGTAGTCCTCACCTTCATCGTATCCATGGTATACAGGTACATGTCCCTTTATGTGACCAGAAAGGTGATAACGAGGACAAAGAGAACCGTCTTTGAAAAACTCGTCAAAAACGACTACCAGTATTACGTCGAGAACAAACGCGGAGAGATTATTTACAGTGTAGTTACCGCCCCTTCCCAGGTCCGTCGTTTTCTCGAGACGATCACTTCAATGGTCTCAGACGGCATCATAGTATTTACCATCCTGGGAACGCTCTTCTTTATATCCACGACTGCGGTTGCAATATTACTCGCAGGAGCGTTTATTTTCATAAGTGTCGTCAGGGTAGTGGGCAGAAAATTCTCCTTCCGCCTCGGTCATCTCCA
The window above is part of the Methanolacinia paynteri genome. Proteins encoded here:
- a CDS encoding ABC transporter ATP-binding protein — protein: MIIKLAVNNLHFSYDSVEILDGLSLNIGDGKIVSILGPNGSGKSTLIKCIDHILIPQQGKILIDRKDISKMGRMELAKNVAYVPQSTIRTFPNTVFDVVLMGRRPYLGWREDERDKDEVWEVLRLLGMENLAMNLFTELSGGQQQKVLIARALVQDTGLILLDEPTSNLDIWHQMDVMEVLRKLVKKLGMTAIIAIHDLNVASRYSDVIVMMKRGKIVAAGEPEVVINSDNLEKVYNINANVRVSDGIPYIIPLSRLPLKQVK
- a CDS encoding FecCD family ABC transporter permease, producing MRGSVARKAPSTKRTRAGKISKIEEEQSLSVLKKILFILLLAVILVVASGIIITIGPMPITVPEVYSILINRIVPGIFSIEKSLDNVVWEIRFPRIAGDIIVGLGLGICGCVMQAVLKNPLASPFTLGISAGAQFGVSVAAIFGITILGGPYFLVGNAFIFALLCSAVIIALSGMKGATSEMLILAGIAVNYLFQAMNQIFSFVANEDQRLLMTMWGMGGLSDLNWNSILFLGVITMICVPLLYMKAWDLNLMTVGDESAKSMGVDAGHTRIYIMVVSSFYVAVMVAFIGMIGFIGLVAPHMGRMILGSDHRYLIPASGGLGAIILLVADAVSLNLLSPIVIPTSVTMSIIGVPFFLYLILRGRKKEYWT